The nucleotide sequence tgaatttatgGCTCTCTCTTCTAATTGGCCTTTTAGTAGGAGAcactgtttttaaattatttttggaagTGGAGATTAAAAATTTACCCTCTTTCTTGCAGTTGGTCCTAATAGTTGCATGAAGAGTGCAATCAAATGTTTCATCAAATAAGTGAAAGCATTGGAAATACCAATACCTTGAGATTAGAAAATCCAGTTCTCTGGACTGTGGGAGGAATGAGTTTAATGAAAAGTAGAAAGCTTTATGCAGGAAGAGACATATGTTTGGTTATTTACATGAGTGGCAGCCACTATATAATCTTTGTGTGCTTAGATCTGTACCCATGGGTTTTGTATTTtctgattgatatggtttggctgtgtccctaccaaaatctcaacttgaattgtatttcccagaattcccacttattgtgggagggacccagtgggaggtaattgaatcatgggggccgatTTTTCCCATGGTATTCTTGTGAataagtgaataagtctcatgagatctgatggatttatcaggggtttccgcttttctgtcttcctcattctctcttgccactgccatgtaagaagtgctttttaccttctgccatgattctgaggcctccctagccattgtggaactgtaagtagctgggattacaggcgcccaccaccacgcctggctaatttttttttgtatttttagtagagatggggtttcaccacattggccaggctggtcttgaactcctgacctaaggtgatccacctgcctcagcctcccaaagttctgggattacaggcatgagccactgtggccagccttgggtatgtcttagcagcatgaaaacagactaatacggtaaattggtactagtagagtggggcattgctgaaaagatacctgaaaacgtggaagcaactttggaactgggtaacaggcagaggttggaacagtttggagggctcagaagaagacaggaaaatgtgggaaagtttggaacttcctagagacttgttgaatggctttgcccaaaattcTGATAGCTATATGAAccataaggtccaggctgaggtggtctcagatggaaatgaggaacttgttgggaactggagtaaaagtgactcttgttatgtatTAGCAAAGGTACTGgcgacattttgcccctgccctagagatttgtggaactttgaacttcagaaagatgatttagggtatctggcagaagaaatttctaagcagcaaagcactcaagaggtgatttgggtactgttaaaggcactcagttttataagggaagcagagcatagaagtttggaaaattagCAGCCTGActatgcagtagaaaagaaaaacccattttctgtggagaaattcaagctggctgcagaaatctgCGTAAGTatcaaggagcctaatgttaatcccctagaccgtggggaaaatgtctccaggctaTGTCaaagaccttcatggcagcccctcccagcacaggcctggaggcccaggaaggaaaaaaggtttcgtgggcctggcccagggtccccgcgctgtgtgcagcctagggacttggtgccctgtatcccagccactccagccatggctaaaaggggccaacgtacagcttgggctgtggcttcagagggtggaagcctcaagccttggtagcttccatatgatgttgagcctgtgggtacacagaagtcaagaattgaggtttgggaacctgtgcctagatttcagaagatatatggaaacTCTTGGACGCCctggcaaaagtttgctgcaggggtggggccctcatggggAACTTCTGCTAGGACAGTGTGGAAGGGAattgtggggtcagagcccccatacagagtccctactggggcactgcctagtggagctgagagaagagggccaccaccctccaggccccagaatggCAGATCTGACGACAGCTTGTACTGCATGCCTGGAAAatccacagacactcaatgccagcccgtgaaagcagctgggagggagggtttaccttgcaaagccacaggggtggagctatccaagaccataggaacccacctcttgcatcagtgtgacctggatgtgagatctggagtcaaaggagatcatttcagagctttaacatttgactgccccgctggattttggacttgcatgggccctgtaacccctttgttttggccaatttctcccatttggaatggctatatttactcaatacctgtacccccattataCCTAGGAAGTAAatagctttcttttgattttacaggctcataggcagaaaggacttaacttgtcttagatgagactttggactgtggacttttgagttaatgctgaaatgaattaagactttgggggactgttgggaaggcatgattggttttgaaatgtgaggacatgagatttggaggggccaggggcagaatggtACAGTTTGACTGTGTgcccaccaaaatctcaacttgaattgtatctcccataattcctatgtgttatgagagggacccaggggaaggtaattgaatcttggggggtggtctttcccatgctattctcatgacagtgaataagtctcatgagatctgatgggtttatcaggggtttccgcttttgcttcttcctcattctgtcttgccactgccatgtaagaagtgctttttgccttccaccatgattctgaggcctccccagccattctgCAACTGtaaagtccaattaaacctctttctcttcccagtcttgggtatgtctttattggcagtgtgaaaacagactaatacactgatcTTTGATGCCTTAACTCTTGTATGTTCAACTGAAGAGATACAATTGTGGAGGAGAAGAAACATAAGATTTAGTCAGAAGACCTGTTCTGTAACTAGCTATGTGTCTATGTACAGATTGTATAGCCTCTCAAAACTCCTGTTTCCTTAATTGTAAAAGAGGGAAAACTTACCAAATTACTTTCTCTAATGAGATTGTGTAAAAACTTCaattcataaaatatgaaacaaagaatggctatttactatttatttagcacagtgcctgcctggaacatagtaagcttttagtttaaaaagatttttgtttaaCCAATACTTAATTTATGTAGTGtttactaggtgccaggcactatgtACCTTGTAAATGTTAATTAAGTTAATCCTCATAAAAGCCCTAAGAAGTAGGTAGTATcatcatccctattttacagatgaggaaacctagACACTGAGAGTCAAGTAACTTCTCAAAGTCAGATAGCTAAGTGGGAGAGATCTGGGATCTGAACCCAGGTCATCTGGCTCTAGAATCTGTGTTCTTAACTACACCACACTACCTTTCAAATGTTAAATGAACATGGATGGTCTGTCAGGGAAGGACTTGCTTGTAGCATCAACCTGACCAAATAGAGCAGGAGGAATGGTAGCTCATAATTGCACATTTCCAGTTGAACAGTGAGACTCAGAGTATTAGAAAGTAGTAACTCTAAGCCAAAAATTAGGAGTGTGGGGGAATTTAACTTTGAGTCCTAGTATCTTTTGGTGTTCTGGTAGCACTCCTGTATGGACAAAAATCCTCTCTATCATAAGTTGTAAAATAGGGCTTAAACTGTACACATAAAACTTAAAAGTTTGGCTTCAATAAACAGTATCTATTTTAACTTGTTCactttttgtcttcctttccaggtatttttttttttctgaaggaaagCTGCTTCCTCATATGTTTCAAGAATGGCTCTCCCTATCATTGTAAAATGGGGTGGACAGGAGTATTCAGTGACCACACTTTCAGAAGATGATACTGTGCTCGATCTCAAACAGTTTCTCAAGACCCTTACAGGAGTTCTTCCAGAACGCCAAAAGTTACTTGGACTCAAAGTTAAAGGTAATTCTCTCCCCTCTTCAGATTTTTTGCATTGAATTTTTAGTATtatgaattttaataattattttgaatataattgTTTAATAATTTATACTTGCTATTTGTAGTTTAGTAAGTCTTTCCCTTTTGAGATTTCTCTGGTAgaaatattcttaaaattgttttagtGGTAAAAGTAAGAATATTAAAGTGTCCTCGAAAATACCATGATTATTAAGattacttttgatgttttagacagtCAGTATTTGCTTGTTAAACCTTTGGCACAGAAGTCCCGGATgaaactcatttattttctgaCATCTACCTTTTAGCACAGTGTTTTGTTGTAATGAGGGCCTTGTACTCTTCCCAAATTATCTTTTCTGTTTCAAAAGTAaagacaacatttaaaaattacaggtAGCATTCATATCCAGTttagaagggattttttttatgGTGTTTTGTGATTATCATATTGAAGAGTGAGTTTTGAGTAACAGTAAATCTGCAGTTTTCTTAGGCACTCAATTTTTAAGGCTTCTTGGAAAACAGTAATATTCATCTTGAACAACAGAATAAAACATGAATTAATTTTGTTTAGGTAGTTGAATAAAGGTGTTCATCTAACATAGAATTGGGGAGAAAATAACCCTTGTATTAATTTTGACTTCTTCGTGTCTTAGATATGACTAATTCAGCAGAAACAATTTGTTAatgtaggaaaaaacaaaacaacaaaaattgctGTGACATCTGTACCAAACCTTTTAATGTTAGGGTTTTATATAATGGAATAGTGAAACCAGCACCTGAACTTTAGTGAGAAAACAGTCATTTGCTTGTATTGTAGGCAAACCTGCAGAAAATGATGTTAAGCTTGGAGCTCTCAAACTGAAACCAAATACTAAAATCATGATGATGGGAACTCGTGAGGAGAGCTTGgtaaatgtttactttttgttACCATTTGTCCATTTGAAGATACTATGATTTATACTACACTGTTgtattatagttttaattgtggtaaaattgTCAGTCTAGcaatcaatgaaaaataaaacctgcACCATGAATGTGGTATTAACTGTATAAGTACAGTAGTAGCACAAATGATCAAATTTAATATGGTAAATCTGCCCAGGAAACATACATAACGAATTATTAATTGTGGAAATTTTCCAGTATGGGCTTAAAAGACTCTGGAACTCAAATTgtatctctcattttatttttatgctatgtATGTATTTGTTATATTAAGGATAATATGGTAGAACAAAACTTTTTCCATCTTAATAGGAAGATGTCTTAGGTCCACCCCCTGACAATGATGATGTTGTTAATGACTTTGATATTGAAGATGAAGTAGTTGAAGTAGAAAATAGGTAAGTGCTTTTCGCTTTAGAAGTAATCAGTTGTCATGTGAGAACAAGTGAATATTTTATCTAATTATATGTTTTCCATTAGGGAAGAAAACCTACTGAAAATTTCTCGCCGAGTGAAAGAGTACAAAGTGGAAATTTTGAATCCTCCCAGGGAAGGGAAAAAGCTTTTGGTACTAGATGTTGATTATACATTATTTGGTAAGTCAGTTAagaatgcttttcattttctgttacccacaacaactctttttttcttttctttgtttttttttcttagcaactCATGGTTCTCGTGAAATACTTGAAAACTTTTCTTATTACAAAAGTAAATTGCTCATTgtaaaaaatacagataagcaaaaaaaaaaagtcatctgtaaTCCTGATACCCAAAGATGACCACTCTTAGTAATTTGATGTATATCTTCTAGACCGTTTGTATGGATCTCctctaattcttttatttaataacaCATTGAACATCTTCTCAGTAAAATATTGTTtgttatgaattatatatatatatgtgtgtgtgtatatatatatttttttatttttttggccagAAAGTATTCTAGTTTATGGATGCATCATCATTTAACCATGTTATTCCCTGttgattataaataattttttataaggaatattttaaaaattatgtttgatattttatcacTAGTTTTCTGTTTAGTTATATTCAAGCAGATTCTTGAATTTAAAATTTCTcatgtaggccaggtgcagtggctcacatatgtatcctggcactttggaaggctgaggtgggaggattgcttgagctcaggagttggaaatcaacctgggcaacagagcaagacctcatctctaataaaaactaaaaatactcgctggatgtggtggtatgcacctagtcccagctactttaggaggctgaggtgggaggatcacttgagcccggattAAGACTGCAGTGTGCTAtggagtgccactgcactccaacctgggtgacagagtaagaccctgtctcaaaaaaaaagaaagaaaaaaatgttttgtgttcattgaaaaagaaagatgttCCTTTTATGTCTAATGTTGGCAAGAAATAGTTAACTTCTGATATTGGAATTTATTTCTAACCCTAAACCTAAAACATAAGTTAatgtacagtttttaaaaatttaattaattggTTAATTGGCCTGTCATTTTGATGAAATGTGATTATATCTGCAAGGTAGATGACTAAAGGTGAGTATAAGTGGACAtagtttgtttttcattattaaaaaataacatctaaACTTTAGAGACTAggtgagaaaaaaattttcagtttACTACTTAAGCCTGAATTTTCAGTATTGCTTTTTGCAAATTGAACAAAATTGATCGACTAAAATTGGATCTTAAGGATTTTAAATTGTATGTTTTGAAAGACATCTTTTTGTCAGCCAACGTAATTCAGTCTGAAGCAGTTTGCAATGAAATGTTTATGTTTGCATTTCgtaatatattacatttaataaTAATTGGTATTAGGTACTTGTTCATGATGGTAAACTAATAATTATTTATGATCAATTTTCTTTTAGACCACAGGTCTTGTGCAGAGACTGGGGTAGAATTAATGCGGCCATATCTTCATGAATTTCTAACATCTGCCTATGAAGATTATGACATTGTTATTTGGTGTaagctgtatttttttgtttagatTTCCATGGAAATAGGTTGTTCCATATATTATTGTGCTGTATAAAATGTGACTTAAAATGACCtgtgtttaaatatgaaatagttttcattttttagcaAATTTCTAAAATGAAGCATGTATCACAATATAAACTTAAACATATATTGGCCAAATACCAGTGAGATAGTTAATTTAACTATAGGACATGAGTACATTATCGTGTAAGAATAAAAATGACTAATTTTCCCAATGACCCCACCTtgatttgaagtttttccttctgattttttttttttaactaggcaCATATCTttagggtctcgctgtgttgcccagactggtcttgaactcctgggctcaagtgatcctcctgccttggcctcccaaagtgctggattacaggcataagccaatgtgcccagccttTCCTTCTGATCTTTGCTGTGAAATTCTTGATGCttcagaatatttttgttttctccttttttcctgactccagttttaaaatacttggaaaaaggtgtttaaaacaaaatcacagtGATATAGTTCTCTGGAAATAAAGGCAACTTGAATTACTTAAGGAAAAATTAATATGTGGACTAAAGCCAGTGACATTGAAATTGTGGTCTGCGGACCATTTCAAGAATGTACAGGTCTGTGATAAGATACTGAGTTTGTTCCGAGAAGTAAATATATTGTAATAGTAAGCACACTATTCAGTTCAATTAACGTTTTTTGGTAGCAAGATTTTCTTGGAAAATGAAGCAATGCATTGATTTACATCCCTCCTCCCCACAAATATTTAAAGTTGCCTCTTGGCAATGTCATAAGCAGAGAAGAGTTATCCTGACTGAATTAAATGAAGTCCCATCAAGTAAAGGTGCTACATTTCATTGTACTAGGTCTTTGAGAGAAATTATGTAGTTGTTGCAGTCTGtaaattcattttgtatttttccttataaTCAGAGTACTTCCGTTGTTTGTGATATGTGAGTTCCATGTGAGTTCACAGCTGTTAAGATTAAAATTATtgtcaaaatatataattttctggTTTAGTAAGATAAGGTGAAGAAAGCTTGCTGGTTTGTTTAGCAACTTTGACATCTAAGATGATATTTGAGAAAAAAGTTTATCCTTTAAATGTTATTAAACTAGACTTATAAAATTTGAGAACCTTTTACAAtagtatatttaaattatttttataaactgtGATATTTTGTGGTAGTTCATTGAAAAGAGTACTTCACTTTGGAGCTAAATAGACTAGGATTTTAATTCTGGCTCTGTTCTTACTGTGTGACACTGGACAGGtcacttaatctttctgagccttaGTTCCCTCACTTGAGAAATGAAGATATCTAAATACATATTACAGGTTAGTTGTAAGAATAGAAGTATCAGTATAGCAACTAGTACTATGTCTGACATATAGTTACTTAATAATTAGAAACTTTTTATTAGCTGTGGGTCTTTTTGTTTTTCGTCTGATAATTACAGATACAAAGTAAGTACcggattaaattttttttctatcttatgATTATTTTCATTGGAGATACAATagtctttaaaattttagctCAACTGACCAGTTTTGTACGTGTAAGgtgattcttctgtttttttgtatgtgtgcatgctgaagattttttattttgagaactcAGGTTcctcttttgcttttaaaaatcacacacacacacacacacacacacacacacacttcaaataattaaattgctttttctctttttaaacattttatttggttATACCTGTATAGTTTAGTCCAGTAAACCAGGAGAGCACATAAAGATGAGGATTTAATTTTAGTATTAATGATCTCAAAGTTGGTTAATGTCTGACAGTGAGCAGATACATGATGCAGGTATACTTCATGAATTTGTCTCATTTCTTGTTAGAAGCTGCTAGACTCAGTGAGCTTTAATTTGCTGAGACTGACAAAATGCAGATTTTCACTGAACCTGACTAGCTGGTTTTCAACATAAACTTTTGACACATAACAATATGCTTATATTGACACTATGTATACCTGTGCATTGCCTAGAAGTAGGAACGTGGAAAAAAGTGATCCAGGCACCCAAGTTTAAGTTTGGAATTGATAGAGTGTCAGGGCTGATTTAAAAAGAGAGTTTAGGTCTTGATTTATAAATTTCCTAGGTTCAGAGTTCTTTTGAGCATGGATTACCTGTATCTTACAGataaaagttgtttaaaatgtattctgtCTTGAAGACACACTGCAGTAAGTTTACTTTtatcaatatttaaaagaaaattatcataAGTATGCTAGGGACTGTTAATTCTGATGCATTTAAACTTTTAGTTTTGCTTAGAAAACTTacttatacagattttttttaaagaaattcaagCTTTTCATATGTATTGTATTATCATTCCTCGTGTTTTAGCTGCAACAAATATGAAGTGGATTGAAGCTAAAATGAAAGTAAGTGTTAGAAAgcaatccatttaaaaatattttcaaactgcaTTTGTCTTGTTAAAAGTTCTAGAactgaattaattttattcttactGGAGGGCACTTAGTAGATAGATAAATGCCATTATTGGGAGTAGAGGTGTTTTTAAAGTGTGTTTAATAAGTGGATTGTACTGAATCCCTAagtcttttttaagaaaaagtataACTAAGCTTGTCCCCTCCCCCACATTCTTCCTCATTTTAcaataatactttattttccttcttttgctcTAGTGCGCAATACTTAAAGAGTCAGTATTCTCCTAAAATGGTAAATTAGGAAGTAatctatttctattttccttgGTTTACCATTTATTGACTTGGCTAAGTGAAACTAAAATACTTCCTAGTTGTTTAGCAAGATGTAGTGGCCAGTGGTGTAGAAAGTTGGCATGAGAAATTGCAGCTAGAATATtcagaaaatctgaaattttcCACATTACTATGTTTTAACCTCACGAATATTTGTGTTTATAGGAGCTGGGAGTGAGCACAAATGCAAATTATAAGATTACTTTCATGTTGGATAGTGCTGCTATGATAACAGTACATACTCCAAGGAGAGGATTAATAGACGTAAGaagtcattttatttctatttaatgaCACCATGGTTATTTTCCAGTGTACTTtttatgtttataccgatggagtAAATAAAGAGTGTAGAGATTCATCTGAGTGAATAATAAAGTGGTTGAGTTTTGACATAGGAAAATGTATTTAaggttaaaagatttttttttttttttttttttttttgagatggagtctcactgtgtcgcccaggctggagtgcagtggcgcaatctcgctcacgcaagctctgcctcccgggttcacgccattctgcctcagcctcccgagtagctgggactacaggcacccgccaccatgcccggctaattttttcatattttcagtagagacggagtttcactgttgttagccaggatggtctcgatctcctgacctcgtgatccacctgcctcagcctcccaaagtgctgggattatgagcgtgagccactgtgcccagccaaggttaaaagatttgaattttaatgataaaattaaggatcttgaagtAGGACTGTCAAGAAAGGAACTTGTGATTGTGGGTAATTGACCTGTGTTGATGACAGCACAATGTTACTGGGCAGAGTAGGTGAGAAAAATACTGAATATTATCAAAGAAGATACTAGAAACAAGCGAAAACACTCACCCTGCCCTGTATGAAACTGGTAATAAAAGCAGATGCATCATGATGCATGTACTTTGGGATGATGCTGAAGAATAGCAACAAGAACAATCAGAGAAAAGGGTTTGGCTAACCAGTTATTTTACTCATCAAGTAACTACTCATACTATTAAGTATCTACTGTCTGGAAGGCCCTGTGATAGGCACTGTTGGGAATAAAGAGATGAGTGAGACACAGTCCATACCATTTGAAAGCACCCAAACTGTTAGCTGGGCTGGataatgcatgcctgtaatcccagctactcaggaggctgaggcaggagaattgctcaaacccagggggcagtggttgcagtgagctgagattgagccactgcactccagcctgagtgacagagcaagactctgtctcaacaaaataaagtaaaaataaaataaaagcacccAAACTAATAGGAATTGAGGAGAACTTAGGATACAAGGAAACCTTAGGGGAGACAGTATTAAAATTATCAAAACCATAAATAGAATGATTTAAGGGCATGGGGACTTGTTCTATAAAGGAAATACTGCATGTATCGAGAAAAAGATAACTTACTATatactaaagtaaaataatacattGACAAAATCttaacattaaaaattacttAGGGAAATGTTAAACATGTTTTATAACAGtgaaaaattaaaggaataaaaataatcctCAATATCCAGCAATAGGGCATTGGATATATAAATTACTGCTACCCATATAAGGGACTGTAGCTCGTCATTTGATGTAGTAGGATATGTAATGATTTAGACATTTTCATGACACATTTAAGTGAAAGAAGTATTTTAGAGAACACTGTCGTAAGCCGTTAGAAAATAGTTCTTAACCTTTGTTTGGTTCAGGATTACCCTTAATTTAACAAAGAACCTGTCAACTCTCTGAGGCTGCTCTTGTTTATAAAAATGCCTAGAGTCAATATAGCAGAATATTGAGTTGTTGCCCTTGGTACTGACTAGATTATTgatgatttaaaattttcctttgtgcttttcagtattttcatgtttttctgtagTTAGCAATATTACTTTTCTAATTGAGAGCAAAGTAGTTTGTGTTTTGGGGAACATAGGTGCTTGACCTAATTACCAAATGACAGCACTTTTTAAGAGGATGTAGGATTTTTATTCTGGATATCATAAAAAATGACCTCTGTTGTCATATTTCTTGAGGCTTTTGTTAGctaaaaatctgtaaaatatggCTTATTGTATTAATTCTTATATATTTGTCTTCATTTCGTGGGGGGAGTAGGGGGCGGTTTCTATTTCGGTAGTAAACAAGATcagtagcaaaaaaaaatcaggaaagtaaaattttagtaaattaaaatatttcattaacattttttgtaaTAGGCAGGACAATAGGAAGGAAAAAGCTTTCTCCAAATTAAAttataggaggaaaaaaaatttttaagttacaaCTTTTATCACTATTTATTTCTTACCACTTAatctcatatatttattattacattCTGTTCTCATAATACCGTAAGACTTCTGTCTTCAGCAAaagtaattttctaaaaattaatttaaaaaattttctgaatGTGTAATACATTTGCATGactaaaaaaatactaaagtaCATAATGAAAAGTCATCTTTCACCTGGTACCTAGCCACAATCAGTGTTATTTCCTGTGTGGTCTTACAGAGACTTTACACAAATACCAACAGGTAAGACtatataagaaattatttctttgaagCTT is from Pan troglodytes isolate AG18354 chromosome 4, NHGRI_mPanTro3-v2.0_pri, whole genome shotgun sequence and encodes:
- the UBLCP1 gene encoding ubiquitin-like domain-containing CTD phosphatase 1, with the protein product MALPIIVKWGGQEYSVTTLSEDDTVLDLKQFLKTLTGVLPERQKLLGLKVKGKPAENDVKLGALKLKPNTKIMMMGTREESLEDVLGPPPDNDDVVNDFDIEDEVVEVENREENLLKISRRVKEYKVEILNPPREGKKLLVLDVDYTLFDHRSCAETGVELMRPYLHEFLTSAYEDYDIVIWSATNMKWIEAKMKELGVSTNANYKITFMLDSAAMITVHTPRRGLIDVKPLGVIWGKFSEFYSKKNTIMFDDIGRNFLMNPQNGLKIRPFMKAHLNRDKDKELLKLTQYLKEIAKLDDFLDLNHKYWERYLSKKQGQ